TTTTCTGATGCCATCATAATCATCCTTCCAAAATGTAGTATCATGATTAGTTTTGACATCATAAAGTTTATTCATACAGATGTAGGAAAAAAACAAAACAGGTGAAATTCATTGGAATTTCACCTGTGGTTAAATTAAGCTTCTTTAAGATGTTGTTCGTCAGTTTCAGAAGCATTGTGATATGTGTAGATTGTATATTGATCTCTTGAAATTTCAAATAGGTTAAAAATATCTTCGCCGTTGTTTATTTGTTCAAGTAAGTGTGCTCTTGTTTCATTCGCATATACTACATAAGGAAGCTTCTCTGCAGCCTTTGTTGAGCGAATATTTTGTTTTCGAATTCTTAAGAAAATTGTTTCAATATCTAATTCATAAAAAAGTTCATTGAAAAACGCATCTTTTGCAAGTTTGTTGTAGCCCTTACCATGATATGGCTTTCCAATCCAAGTTCCAAGGAACCCCGCTTTATCCTGAATATCAAACAAACTGATTGTACCGATTGGAGATCCCCATTCATCTAAAATGGTACGTGAAATCAATTCACCTCGTTCTTCAGCCTCAACCGTTTGTTTTGTTAAAAATAAATATTCTTCAAAAGAATTTGCTTTATGACGCACAAAAGGGAAGACTTCAGGGTGAATCATGTGTTCATAAAGTGTTTGACTATCATAAATATCACGTTTTTTTAGCATCTGGATCCCTCCAACCTGAGGGCAGACTCCACGTGATATGGTCGTCTCCACCCTCGAAATTTTTTATGTTGCCTTACATTCAAAAAATTTCGGGGTGGGAATCGAACCCACTAGAACCAGAATAGCTGGTGGCGCACCATTTGCCTTCCCATTACTAGATTTAGTTGTTTATATTAGCTTTTAATCAAAGTGAAGACAATGGTGAATTCACTTTTAATGTTACTTCCATGGAGTATAATACGGCATTTTATTTGAAAAAGATACTCCTTTTTTGTCGAATTTAAAAATTTTTTTTTATATCGTAAAATAGTTGTTAATATACGTGCATTTTAAAAGTTTTGGTAAAATATTCTGACAACAATGCGTAGTAATTAACACGGTTTAACCCTTTACTAGGAAGCAGTGAAAATAAATAGGTTATCACAAGGGAATGAGGAAAAAACAATATCGGTATAATATTTATTTGTCATATTTTATCTGTGAGTTTTAAGGGATTTATTCTTCTTTCAAGACTAGTCAAGCTTACTAGTTTTCTCTAAAGACAATATCCCCATCGATCATGGTTAGCTCAGGTTTTGCTAAATAATGAAAAGGGTGATAATTCCAAACCACCAAGTCAGCATCTTTACCAATTTCAATACTGCCTACTTTATCTGCAACTCTTAAATTACGTGCAGCTGTAATGGTAATTCCTTCTAATGCCTTTTGCTCGTTAAATCCTTCTCTAACAGCTAATGAAGCACAAAGATTAAGGTATTGAATTGGCGTATAAGGATGATCAGTTGTTATGGAAACCTCTACGCCTCTTTGAGAAAGTTCCTGATATGTTGACCAACTTTTGTTTTTTAATTCAATCTTAGATTTTCTTGTTAAAGTAGGTCCAACACATACTTTTGCTCCTTTACCTATTAATTCTTCAGCAATTAAATGCCCTTCTGTACAATGTTCAATTCGATAGTCTAGATTAAATTCTTCCGCGAATCTAATCGCACTCATAATGTCATCTGCACGATGAGCATGGATACGAACTGGTATTTCACGTTGCAATGCTTTTTTTATTGGAATAGAGCGGAAGTCCTCTTTTTCATCACAATGTTTTGCTTTGTAAAATGCTTCACGAAGCATTCCCATAATTCCCATTCGGGTAATGGACTCCTTGTTTCCGTGGCTATGCATACGCTTCGGATTTTCTCCAAGAGCAATCTTTAAGCCGGCAGTTTCTTGAATAACCATTTTAGAAATGTTCATTCCAAACGTCTTAATAACAGAGGTTGTACCACCTATAACGTTTGCACTGCCAGGCATAACATGCGCTGTTGTTATGCCATACTTTATTGCATCTTTAAAGGCGGGATCTAATGGATGTACTCCATCTAATGCTCTTATATGTGGTGTAAGAGGCTCAATTGTCTCATTAGCATCATTTCCTGCCCAGCCAGTACCTTCATCATATAGACCTAAATGTGTATGCACATCAATAAATCCAGGGAAAAGAAACTTGTCTTTACATATAATGATCTCTGCTTCTGCATTCGGTTCTAGGTTTTTACCAATCGCAACAATTTTACCATCTTCAACTAAAACATCGGCTTCATACAAAACAGGTGAAACAACAGGATAAACTGTTGCTTGTTTAAAAAGTGTAGATTTCATAGCTGGCTTCATTCTCTTTCTTTTTAAAATGAATTTTTATCACATGGAACCTTTAGGCAAGGCATTATTGAGATTTTAATATGTCACCTAAAGCTTTATCAAGAGAGGGGTATATGAATTCATAATGACTAATTAACGCTTTTTCAGGTAACACGCGTTGACCCTTCAATATTAAGAGACTCATTTCACCTAACACAGCTTTTAATGCAAACGAAGGAGCCGGCAACCAATGTGGACGTTGTAGTTTTTTTGCAATTGTTTTTCCGAACTGATTCATTTGAACTGGGTTCGGAGCCACTGCATTTACAGGACCTGTAATCTTAGGGGTGTGAATAATATGATGAATAAGATGAACAAGGTCATCAATATGAATCCAAGACACCCACTGTTGGCCAGAACCTAGAGGACCGCCTGCAAAAAGTTTATAAGGTAAAATCATCTTTGGTAGTGCTCCTTCTTCTCCAAGAACAATCCCAAATCTTGTTAATACTGTTCTTACACCAAGTTCATTCATTTTGTTAGCTTCCTTTTCCCAAACCTCAACTGTTTTTGCTAGAAAATCTGTTCCTTTGTGATTAGATGTTTCGGTGAAAGTTTGCTCTGCAGATGTACCGTATATTCCAATCGCACTTGCGTTTATAAAAACAGACGGCTTTTTTTTAAGGCTATTTATTATAGAATATATGGCTTTAGTAGATTCGACGCGACTGTCTACAATCTCTTTTTTTGCTTTTTCTGTCCATCTGGTATTAATGGTTTTTCCAGCTAAATTAATTACTACGTCTACATCTTCTAAGCTTGTGATTGGATTTGAGTTTTCTGATAACCACTGAACGTAATGCAGATTATTTTCTGAAGAAGTTTTTTTACTTCGTGTTAAAATATAAACAGAATAACCTTTGCTTATAAAATATCGGGTAAGATGCTTCCCGACAAAGCCGGTTCCACCTGAAATGGCAATTTTCATAAATTTAACTCCTTTTTGATGAATAGTTATGTTAAATTGGTGTATCTCTTTCATTTATACCCTTTCTTTTAAAAATAACCTCATTTGAATGTGCTATAACAAGTTATGAGTAGGTGATTAACATGGCAATTATTACAAAAATTACAACACAAAAGCAATCTGATGATCGGTATAATATTTTTCTCGATGATGGTACAGGGGAAAAGTTTGCTTTTAGCGTTGATCAAGACATTCTAATAAAACATAATCTTCAAAAAGGCAAGGAACTAGATGAATTTGATATCGTTGAGATAAAATATGGAGATGATAGAAAGAAAGCTTATAATAAAGCATTAGAGTTCCTAAGTTATCGTATGCGATCAGTTAAAGAAGTAGAGGATTATTTGGCGAAAAAAGAATATCATGAATCGGTAATAAAGGAAGTTATCCTTAAATTAAAAGAATATAACTATGTAGATGATTTGGAATTTGCACTAGCCTATGTCCGGACTCAGAAGCAAACCAATGGGAAAGGTCCTACTATACTAACCCGTGAATTGGTTATGAAAGGAATTGGACAATCTATAATTGAACAGGTCTTGGAAGAATATGATCAAGGTGAGCAGCTTGAAGAAGCCATTGCTCATGCTGAAAAGCTCTTGAAAAAAAATAATAAGCTTTCAACCATTCAGCTTAAGCAGAAAATAGAGCAGCATCTACTAAGAAAAGGATTTCCCTATAACATCATTTCGATTGCGTTAGAGGAAGTCGATTATGAGCAAGATGAATCTGAAGAGTGGTTAGCATTAGTTAAGCATGCTGAAAAAGGCAAGAAAAAATATCAAACTGAAGATCCTTATCAATACAAAATGAAAATGAAACAGTTTTTATACAGAA
This genomic stretch from Metabacillus sp. B2-18 harbors:
- a CDS encoding GNAT family N-acetyltransferase, with protein sequence MLKKRDIYDSQTLYEHMIHPEVFPFVRHKANSFEEYLFLTKQTVEAEERGELISRTILDEWGSPIGTISLFDIQDKAGFLGTWIGKPYHGKGYNKLAKDAFFNELFYELDIETIFLRIRKQNIRSTKAAEKLPYVVYANETRAHLLEQINNGEDIFNLFEISRDQYTIYTYHNASETDEQHLKEA
- a CDS encoding amidohydrolase, whose product is MKSTLFKQATVYPVVSPVLYEADVLVEDGKIVAIGKNLEPNAEAEIIICKDKFLFPGFIDVHTHLGLYDEGTGWAGNDANETIEPLTPHIRALDGVHPLDPAFKDAIKYGITTAHVMPGSANVIGGTTSVIKTFGMNISKMVIQETAGLKIALGENPKRMHSHGNKESITRMGIMGMLREAFYKAKHCDEKEDFRSIPIKKALQREIPVRIHAHRADDIMSAIRFAEEFNLDYRIEHCTEGHLIAEELIGKGAKVCVGPTLTRKSKIELKNKSWSTYQELSQRGVEVSITTDHPYTPIQYLNLCASLAVREGFNEQKALEGITITAARNLRVADKVGSIEIGKDADLVVWNYHPFHYLAKPELTMIDGDIVFREN
- a CDS encoding TIGR01777 family oxidoreductase, whose translation is MKIAISGGTGFVGKHLTRYFISKGYSVYILTRSKKTSSENNLHYVQWLSENSNPITSLEDVDVVINLAGKTINTRWTEKAKKEIVDSRVESTKAIYSIINSLKKKPSVFINASAIGIYGTSAEQTFTETSNHKGTDFLAKTVEVWEKEANKMNELGVRTVLTRFGIVLGEEGALPKMILPYKLFAGGPLGSGQQWVSWIHIDDLVHLIHHIIHTPKITGPVNAVAPNPVQMNQFGKTIAKKLQRPHWLPAPSFALKAVLGEMSLLILKGQRVLPEKALISHYEFIYPSLDKALGDILKSQ
- the recX gene encoding recombination regulator RecX, giving the protein MAIITKITTQKQSDDRYNIFLDDGTGEKFAFSVDQDILIKHNLQKGKELDEFDIVEIKYGDDRKKAYNKALEFLSYRMRSVKEVEDYLAKKEYHESVIKEVILKLKEYNYVDDLEFALAYVRTQKQTNGKGPTILTRELVMKGIGQSIIEQVLEEYDQGEQLEEAIAHAEKLLKKNNKLSTIQLKQKIEQHLLRKGFPYNIISIALEEVDYEQDESEEWLALVKHAEKGKKKYQTEDPYQYKMKMKQFLYRKGFAIDLIEKFLNED